One Salmo trutta chromosome 12, fSalTru1.1, whole genome shotgun sequence genomic region harbors:
- the ubl3a gene encoding ubiquitin-like protein 3a, translating into MTGSTPADMINLRLILVSGKTKEFLFSPNDSAADIAKHVYDNWPMDWEEEQVSSPNILRLIYQGRFLHGNVTLGALKLPLGKTTVMHLVARETLPEPNSQGQRNREKTGESNCCVIL; encoded by the exons ATTAACCTGCGTCTCATCCTGGTCAGTGGGAAGACGAAAGAGTTCCTGTTCTCTCCCAATGACTCGGCCGCAGACATCGCCAAACACGTCTACGATAACTGGCCAATGG ACTGGGAGGAGGAACAGGTCAGCAGTCCTAACATCCTGAGGCTCATCTACCAGGGTCGCTTTCTACATGGAAACGTCACGCTAGGAG cTCTCAAACTGCCTCTGGGGAAAACCACAGTGATGCATTTAGTTGCCAGAGAGACGTTGCCTGAGCCAAACTCCCAAG gtcagaggaacagagagaaaactGGAGAGAGTAACTGCTGTGTCATCCTGTAA